A window from Rhizosphaericola mali encodes these proteins:
- a CDS encoding DUF6520 family protein, translated as MKTNILKSLFAFIAVLMAVSISYAFFKNKSVAPLTGSAVTWYFLGTSASGMKTASNWSTTNPNNPDCGQGSDLPCDITLEASNSSQLQSYLDAHTNAQILAAANDQRPE; from the coding sequence ATGAAAACGAATATATTAAAATCCCTTTTCGCTTTTATTGCAGTCTTAATGGCCGTTTCTATATCCTATGCATTTTTCAAAAACAAAAGTGTTGCACCCTTGACAGGCAGTGCCGTGACTTGGTATTTTTTAGGAACATCTGCTTCCGGTATGAAAACCGCTAGTAATTGGAGTACGACCAATCCCAATAATCCGGATTGTGGACAAGGCTCTGATTTACCTTGTGACATTACGTTAGAGGCCTCTAACAGCAGTCAATTGCAAAGCTACTTGGATGCCCATACCAATGCGCAAATCCTAGCAGCCGCAAATGATCAAAGACCG